Proteins encoded in a region of the Alosa sapidissima isolate fAloSap1 chromosome 19, fAloSap1.pri, whole genome shotgun sequence genome:
- the LOC121692593 gene encoding uncharacterized protein LOC121692593 isoform X1 has translation MASVHLWSTSLKSLPKFGQEDVVRLVNEHSQVKTSKLNKGYKLFFEQYIINYKVSDLVNEEVVVQANCYRSMRKSEEPHTLQVALHAVGTPVVLRGFSCSCVAGQALCNHVVALLFQTAHYSTMGFKTVPPPLSCTSMLQTWHRPRTQGICPEPTDELVVRKPKPRAPGRSSVKSTLYPAYPGPLPDPAVLSIGEQLREIQPQPGICKILCGLSCMTFVDSKFGPVPKGSVLSYQCPVQTNEVIKHPTFPQLPLISSKLERHLQFVPTYEQFYHLESLEVTRELACVIEEKTRGQSQSPLWKEVRQPRLTASRFGEACSVKGEASSQALAIRILRGVRQTLHMKRGIDLEPEVLLQYSDQCNVNVYPSGFVLHTDAPYLGASPDAKVYDPAANPPFGLAEVKCPNVDSVTDVAHLRFIGGQAKLRRNHKYFWQVQGQLAITGLSWCDFITSTKTDLTVERIWLDETLIMEMKNKLDLLFFNTYMETYLKMKST, from the exons atGGCGAGTGTTCACCTGTGGTCTACCTCACTTAAAAGTTTGCCGAAATTTGGGCAAGAAGACGTCGTGCGGCTTGTGAATGAACATTCACAAGTGAAAACGTCAAAATTGAATAAAGGCTATAAGTTGTTTTTTGAACAATACATCATCAATTATAAAG TGTCAGATTTAGTCAATGAGGAGGTGGTAGTACAAGCGAACTGCTACCGGTCTATGAGAAAGAGCGAGGAACCGCATACACTTCAG GTGGCACTACATGCTGTTGGGACACCGGTGGTATTGAGAGGCTTCTCCTGTTCATGTGTTGCTGGCCAGGCTTTATGTAACCATGTGGTTGCACTGCTTTTTCAAACTGCCCATTACAGCACCATGGGGTTCAAAACTGTGCCACCACCACTTTCATGCACTAGTATGCTTCAGACCTGGCACAGACCCAGAACACAG GGGATTTGTCCAGAGCCTACCGATGAACTTGTGGTGCGAAAGCCAAAGCCAAGGGCACCAGGACGAAGCAGTGTGAAATCTACACTTTATCCAGCTTACCCAG GACCCCTTCCTGATCCAGCAGTCCTGTCCATTGGAGAACAGTTACGAGAGATCCAACCACAGCCGGGAATTTGTAAGATCTTATGTGGCCTCTCCTGCATGACATTTGTGGACTCTAAATTTGGGCCAGTCCCTAAAGGTTCAGTTCTATCTTATCAGTGCCCAGTACAAACAAATGAAGTGATTAAGCATCCCACATTTCCACAACTTCCATTGATTAGCTCTAAATTAGAACGCCATCTGCAATTTGTTCCCACTTATGAACAGTTTTATCATCTAGAGAGTTTAGAGGTCACTCGTGAATTGGCATGTGTCATTGAGGAGAAAACAAGGGGGCAGTCACAAAGTCCTCTGTGGAAGGAAGTTCGGCAGCCCCGCTTAACGGCAAGCAGATTTGGGGAAGCATGCAGTGTTAAAGGGGAGGCATCCAGTCAGGCTTTAGCAATCAGGATTCTGAGGGGGGTACGGCAAACACTGCACATGAAGAGGGGCATTGACCTTGAGCCAGAGGTGTTGTTACAGTACAGTGACCAATGCAATGTTAATGTGTATCCCTCTGGTTTTGTTTTACACACTGATGCGCCATATCTTGGTGCCAGCCCTGATGCCAAGGTGTATGACCCAGCAGCAAATCCCCCTTTTGGGCTAGCTGAAGTCAAATGCCCAAATGTTGACAGTGTCACAGATGTTGCACATCTTAGATTCATTGGTGGTCAGGCTAAACTGAGAAGAAATCACAAATACTTCTGGCAAGTCCAGGGTCAGCTAGCCATAACTGGCTTGTCATGGTGCGATTTCATTACATCCACAAAAACTGACCTCACAGTGGAGCGAATTTGGCTTGATGAGACACTGATCATGGAGATGAAGAATAAACTTGACCTGTTGTTTTTCAACACATACATGGAAACCTATCTGAAAATGAAATCCACATAG
- the LOC121692593 gene encoding uncharacterized protein LOC121692593 isoform X3 produces the protein MASVHLWSTSLKSLPKFGQEDVVRLVNEHSQVKTSKLNKGYKLFFEQYIINYKVSDLVNEEVVVQANCYRSMRKSEEPHTLQVALHAVGTPVVLRGFSCSCVAGQALCNHVVALLFQTAHYSTMGFKTVPPPLSCTSMLQTWHRPRTQGICPEPTDELVVRKPKPRAPGRSSVKSTLYPAYPGPLPDPAVLSIGEQLREIQPQPGI, from the exons atGGCGAGTGTTCACCTGTGGTCTACCTCACTTAAAAGTTTGCCGAAATTTGGGCAAGAAGACGTCGTGCGGCTTGTGAATGAACATTCACAAGTGAAAACGTCAAAATTGAATAAAGGCTATAAGTTGTTTTTTGAACAATACATCATCAATTATAAAG TGTCAGATTTAGTCAATGAGGAGGTGGTAGTACAAGCGAACTGCTACCGGTCTATGAGAAAGAGCGAGGAACCGCATACACTTCAG GTGGCACTACATGCTGTTGGGACACCGGTGGTATTGAGAGGCTTCTCCTGTTCATGTGTTGCTGGCCAGGCTTTATGTAACCATGTGGTTGCACTGCTTTTTCAAACTGCCCATTACAGCACCATGGGGTTCAAAACTGTGCCACCACCACTTTCATGCACTAGTATGCTTCAGACCTGGCACAGACCCAGAACACAG GGGATTTGTCCAGAGCCTACCGATGAACTTGTGGTGCGAAAGCCAAAGCCAAGGGCACCAGGACGAAGCAGTGTGAAATCTACACTTTATCCAGCTTACCCAG GACCCCTTCCTGATCCAGCAGTCCTGTCCATTGGAGAACAGTTACGAGAGATCCAACCACAGCCGGGAATTT
- the LOC121692593 gene encoding uncharacterized protein LOC121692593 isoform X2, whose product MGFKTVPPPLSCTSMLQTWHRPRTQGICPEPTDELVVRKPKPRAPGRSSVKSTLYPAYPGPLPDPAVLSIGEQLREIQPQPGICKILCGLSCMTFVDSKFGPVPKGSVLSYQCPVQTNEVIKHPTFPQLPLISSKLERHLQFVPTYEQFYHLESLEVTRELACVIEEKTRGQSQSPLWKEVRQPRLTASRFGEACSVKGEASSQALAIRILRGVRQTLHMKRGIDLEPEVLLQYSDQCNVNVYPSGFVLHTDAPYLGASPDAKVYDPAANPPFGLAEVKCPNVDSVTDVAHLRFIGGQAKLRRNHKYFWQVQGQLAITGLSWCDFITSTKTDLTVERIWLDETLIMEMKNKLDLLFFNTYMETYLKMKST is encoded by the exons ATGGGGTTCAAAACTGTGCCACCACCACTTTCATGCACTAGTATGCTTCAGACCTGGCACAGACCCAGAACACAG GGGATTTGTCCAGAGCCTACCGATGAACTTGTGGTGCGAAAGCCAAAGCCAAGGGCACCAGGACGAAGCAGTGTGAAATCTACACTTTATCCAGCTTACCCAG GACCCCTTCCTGATCCAGCAGTCCTGTCCATTGGAGAACAGTTACGAGAGATCCAACCACAGCCGGGAATTTGTAAGATCTTATGTGGCCTCTCCTGCATGACATTTGTGGACTCTAAATTTGGGCCAGTCCCTAAAGGTTCAGTTCTATCTTATCAGTGCCCAGTACAAACAAATGAAGTGATTAAGCATCCCACATTTCCACAACTTCCATTGATTAGCTCTAAATTAGAACGCCATCTGCAATTTGTTCCCACTTATGAACAGTTTTATCATCTAGAGAGTTTAGAGGTCACTCGTGAATTGGCATGTGTCATTGAGGAGAAAACAAGGGGGCAGTCACAAAGTCCTCTGTGGAAGGAAGTTCGGCAGCCCCGCTTAACGGCAAGCAGATTTGGGGAAGCATGCAGTGTTAAAGGGGAGGCATCCAGTCAGGCTTTAGCAATCAGGATTCTGAGGGGGGTACGGCAAACACTGCACATGAAGAGGGGCATTGACCTTGAGCCAGAGGTGTTGTTACAGTACAGTGACCAATGCAATGTTAATGTGTATCCCTCTGGTTTTGTTTTACACACTGATGCGCCATATCTTGGTGCCAGCCCTGATGCCAAGGTGTATGACCCAGCAGCAAATCCCCCTTTTGGGCTAGCTGAAGTCAAATGCCCAAATGTTGACAGTGTCACAGATGTTGCACATCTTAGATTCATTGGTGGTCAGGCTAAACTGAGAAGAAATCACAAATACTTCTGGCAAGTCCAGGGTCAGCTAGCCATAACTGGCTTGTCATGGTGCGATTTCATTACATCCACAAAAACTGACCTCACAGTGGAGCGAATTTGGCTTGATGAGACACTGATCATGGAGATGAAGAATAAACTTGACCTGTTGTTTTTCAACACATACATGGAAACCTATCTGAAAATGAAATCCACATAG
- the marc1 gene encoding mitochondrial amidoxime-reducing component 1: MELKETMLKWFAQNGNAVLYTVGAGVALLGLGLGYKHIWKPQKLTQVGVVSQLILHPLKSGKGLQVSTAECLRMGLKYGKLHDRHWLVITEDGQMVTGRQEPRMVLLSMTAEGGELCLNAPDMEELRVPLNQTTNDVTNCRVFGADIQGRDCGEEVSQWLTRYLAAGKPFRMVHYESQMKPRKCVKIESPFPADEEVAYPDTGPVMLLSESSVRDLSSKLDKDVTVSQFRPNIVVSDCEAFSEDSWDEIQIGDVRMKRVMACGRCIFTTVDPETGVITRKEPLDTLRSYRQCDPSQKKIYKTAPLFGQYFIVKQTGILHVGEPVYKISY, translated from the exons ATGGAACTAAAagaaacaatgttaaaatggtTTGCGCAAAACGGAAACGCCGTGCTGTACACTGTCGGGGCAGGAGTTGCACTGCTCGGACTTGGGCTCGGATACAAGCACATATGGAAACCACAAAAGTTAACTCAGGTTGGCGTTGTTTCGCAGCTGATTCTTCATCCCCTCAAATCCGGGAAAGGACTGCAAGTGTCAACAGCAGAATGTCTGCGTATGGGCCTTAAATATGGAAAACTCCATGATCG acactggctcgtaatcacagaGGATGGACAGATGGTGACTGGGCGGCAGGAACCTCGCATGGTGTTGCTGTCAATGACGGCAGAGGGAGGAGAACTATGCCTTAACGCTCCTGATATGGAGGAACTAAGAGTTCCCCTGAATCAGACAACCAATGATGTAACTAATTGTAG GGTGTTTGGTGCTGACATCCAAGGGAGAGACTGTGGGGAGGAGGTCTCTCAGTGGCTCACACGTTACCTCGCTGCAGGCAAGCCTTTTCGTATGGTGCACTATGAGTCCCAGATGAAGCCCAGAAAGTGTGTGAAGATAGAGTCACCTTTTCCTGCAGATGAGGAG GTAGCTTATCCTGACACAGGCCCTGTGATGCTGTTGTCTGAGTCATCTGTGAGAGATCTGAGCAGCAAGCTGGATAAGGATGTGACTGTGTCTCAATTCCGTCCCAACATTGTTGTCAGTGACTGTGAGGCCTTTAGTGAG GATTCTTGGGATGAAATCCAGATTGGGGATGTACGGATGAAGCGGGTTATGGCTTGTGGAAG GTGCATCTTCACCACTGTGGACCCTGAAACGGGAGTCATCACCAGGAAAGAGCCTTTGGACACTCTCAGGAG CTACCGTCAATGTGACCCATCACAGAAGAAGATATATAAAACAGCACCCTTGTTTGGACAGTACTTCATTGTCAAACAGACTGGGATCCTTCATGTTGGCGAGCCTGTCTACAAGATAAGCTACTGA